From Peromyscus maniculatus bairdii isolate BWxNUB_F1_BW_parent chromosome 8, HU_Pman_BW_mat_3.1, whole genome shotgun sequence, a single genomic window includes:
- the Fabp6 gene encoding gastrotropin, with product MAFSGKFEFESEKNYDEFMKRLGLPGDVIEKGRNFKIITEVQQDGQDFTWSQSYAGGNIMTNKFTIGKECEMQTMGGKKFKATVKMENGKVVADFPNYHQTSEIVGDKLVEISTIGGVTYERVSKRLA from the exons ATGGCTTTCAGCGGCAAATTCGAATTTGAGAGTGAGAAGAATTATGACGAGTTCATGAAACGCCTGG GTCTTCCAGGAGACGTGATTGAAAAGGGACGTAACTTCAAGATTATCACAGAGGTCCAGCAGGATGGACAGGACTTCACCTGGAGCCAGTCTTACGCTGGGGGCAACATTATGACCAACAAGTTCACCATTGGCAAAGAATGTGAAATGCAGACCATGGGGGGCAAGAAGTTCAAG gCCACTGTGAAGATGGAGAACGGGAAGGTGGTGGCAGATTTCCCTAACTATCACCAGACCTCGGAGATCGTGGGTGACAAGTTGGTGGAG ATCTCCACCATTGGGGGTGTGACCTATGAGCGCGTAAGCAAGAGGCTGGCTTGA